The following are from one region of the Luteimonas sp. MC1572 genome:
- a CDS encoding CsgG/HfaB family protein produces MLIDHRAATPAATLALSCAIGLLLAAPAQAQTAQQQRAQQANQIPTCAQSLGTISVAEPPGRNWWSGQQLASPTAVIKVYVSKSRCFTLVDRGQGMAAMQAERGLASSGDLRGGSNLGKGQIRAADYVLVPDLVAQNANSGGNSIGGLLGGMIGNSTAAAVVGGLNLKRKTADVVLTVTDMRSSEQVAMTEGHASKTDLGWGAGAGLFSGGFGGGGATGYANTEIGQVIALAYLQAYTDLVAQLGGLPGNASAANAQQAVTMQKPGRLLKQADGRGGAVRELDVGMMLYPTGNRSELMWEVDDELGNRGWVNSTLFGLSR; encoded by the coding sequence ATGTTGATCGACCACCGTGCCGCCACCCCGGCCGCCACCCTCGCACTGTCGTGCGCCATCGGCCTGTTGCTGGCCGCGCCGGCGCAGGCGCAGACCGCGCAGCAGCAGCGGGCGCAGCAGGCCAACCAGATCCCGACCTGTGCGCAGAGCCTGGGCACCATCTCGGTGGCCGAGCCGCCGGGCCGCAACTGGTGGAGCGGCCAGCAGCTGGCCTCGCCCACCGCGGTGATCAAGGTCTATGTGAGCAAGTCGCGCTGCTTCACGCTGGTCGACCGCGGACAGGGCATGGCCGCGATGCAGGCCGAACGCGGGCTGGCCTCCTCCGGCGACCTGCGCGGCGGCTCCAACCTCGGCAAGGGCCAGATCCGCGCCGCCGACTACGTGCTGGTGCCCGACCTGGTGGCGCAGAACGCCAACTCGGGCGGCAACAGCATCGGCGGCCTGCTCGGCGGGATGATCGGCAACAGCACCGCCGCGGCGGTGGTCGGCGGGCTCAACCTCAAGCGCAAGACCGCCGATGTGGTGCTGACGGTCACCGACATGCGCTCCTCGGAGCAGGTGGCGATGACCGAGGGCCACGCCAGCAAGACCGACCTCGGCTGGGGCGCGGGCGCGGGCCTGTTCTCGGGCGGCTTCGGCGGTGGCGGCGCCACCGGCTACGCCAACACCGAGATCGGCCAGGTGATCGCACTGGCCTATCTGCAGGCCTACACCGACCTGGTCGCGCAGCTCGGCGGCCTGCCCGGCAATGCCTCGGCGGCCAACGCCCAGCAGGCGGTGACCATGCAGAAGCCCGGGCGCCTGCTGAAGCAGGCCGACGGCCGCGGCGGCGCGGTGCGCGAGCTCGACGTCGGGATGATGCTCTACCCCACCGGCAACCGCTCGGAGCTGATGTGGGAGGTGGACGACGAGCTCGGCAACCGTGGCTGGGTCAACTCGACGCTGTTCGGCCTGTCGCGTTGA
- a CDS encoding ABC transporter permease — protein sequence MKVLRAAGLVLLIALVLAAWIFLPWWALLGVAAAFALWMLLARSGRQAASVTMVGVSTLSQRLGSSSVVIVGIAGVVGVLVALLAMAEGYRHTVSSSGDEQTAIVLRGGSSAELMSVMTRDAITTIERAPEIARDAEGRPMASPELVVAANLPVRGGAADEDGSVQLRGVGDMAWAVRPGMKIVEGRRFEPGKRELVVGKGARRQFTGLDPGSELRLGSQPWTVVGVFESGDSMESEVWADAEVVAATYGRGSSRASVFARLSAPSAFNAFKATLAADPRLQVEAKTTLDYFQGQSEGVSKVLRIIGIVVGSIMAIGAVFGALNTMFASVASRAREIATLRAIGFRGVPVVVAVLLETMLLAALGGALGGAIAWLVFNGYTASTLAGGVAQLTFEFKVSPALLWEGLKWALAIGFVGGLFPALRAATMPVTDALRAA from the coding sequence ATGAAGGTACTCCGCGCCGCCGGCCTGGTCCTGCTGATCGCCCTCGTGCTCGCCGCGTGGATCTTCCTGCCGTGGTGGGCGCTGCTCGGCGTGGCCGCCGCCTTCGCACTGTGGATGCTGCTGGCCCGCAGCGGCCGGCAGGCCGCTTCGGTGACGATGGTCGGGGTCAGCACGCTGTCGCAGCGCCTCGGCTCGTCATCGGTGGTGATCGTGGGCATCGCCGGCGTGGTCGGCGTGCTGGTGGCGCTGCTGGCGATGGCCGAGGGCTACCGGCACACGGTCAGCAGCAGCGGCGACGAGCAGACCGCGATCGTGCTGCGCGGCGGCTCGTCGGCGGAGCTGATGTCGGTGATGACGCGCGACGCCATCACCACCATCGAGCGCGCCCCGGAGATCGCGCGTGACGCCGAAGGCCGGCCGATGGCCTCGCCGGAGCTGGTGGTGGCGGCCAACCTGCCGGTCCGCGGCGGCGCCGCCGACGAGGATGGCAGCGTGCAGCTGCGCGGCGTCGGCGACATGGCGTGGGCGGTGCGGCCGGGCATGAAGATCGTCGAGGGACGGCGCTTCGAACCCGGCAAGCGCGAGCTGGTGGTCGGCAAGGGCGCGCGCCGCCAGTTCACCGGCCTCGACCCCGGCAGCGAGCTGCGCCTGGGCAGCCAGCCGTGGACGGTGGTGGGCGTGTTCGAGTCGGGCGATTCGATGGAGTCGGAGGTCTGGGCCGATGCCGAAGTCGTGGCCGCCACCTACGGTCGCGGCAGCAGCCGGGCCTCGGTGTTCGCGCGCCTGTCCGCGCCGTCCGCCTTCAACGCCTTCAAGGCCACGCTGGCCGCCGACCCGCGCCTGCAGGTCGAGGCGAAGACCACGCTCGACTATTTCCAGGGCCAGTCCGAAGGGGTGTCGAAAGTGCTGCGCATCATCGGCATCGTGGTCGGCTCGATCATGGCGATCGGCGCGGTGTTCGGCGCGCTCAACACCATGTTTGCCAGCGTCGCCTCGCGTGCACGCGAGATCGCCACGCTGCGCGCGATCGGCTTCCGCGGCGTGCCGGTCGTGGTCGCGGTGCTGCTGGAGACGATGCTGCTGGCGGCACTTGGCGGCGCCCTCGGCGGCGCGATCGCCTGGCTGGTGTTCAACGGCTACACGGCATCGACGCTCGCCGGCGGCGTCGCCCAGCTCACGTTCGAGTTCAAGGTGTCGCCCGCCCTGCTCTGGGAGGGCCTGAAGTGGGCGCTGGCGATTGGCTTCGTCGGCGGCCTGTTCCCGGCGCTGCGCGCGGCGACCATGCCGGTGACCGACGCCCTGCGCGCGGCATGA
- the lipA gene encoding lipoyl synthase — protein sequence MTNTSAKSIPLAVIADAGAPSLVPGVKQVAGDKIGRSPVEFVDTPVLRKPSWIRVRIPSNGAVAALKAKLRENRLVTVCEDASCPNIHECFGHGTATFMILGDVCTRRCSFCDVAHGRPKPPDADEPRRLAETVADMGLKYVVVTSVDRDDLRDGGAQHFVDCIAAIRALTPTTKVEVLTPDFRGKGRMDRALEILAANPPDVFNHNVETVPELYRNVRPGADYQWSLTLLQRFKAQHPDVTTKSGIMLGLGETLEQVQGTLRDLRAHDVDMVTIGQYLQPSAHHHPVLRYWTPEEFKAFEDYGMALGFTHVASGPLVRSSYHADRQAAGAGVAG from the coding sequence ATGACCAACACCTCCGCCAAGTCCATCCCGCTCGCCGTCATCGCCGATGCCGGCGCGCCGTCGCTGGTGCCGGGGGTCAAGCAGGTCGCGGGCGACAAGATCGGGCGCTCGCCAGTGGAATTCGTGGACACCCCGGTGCTGCGCAAGCCGTCCTGGATCCGCGTGCGCATCCCGTCCAACGGCGCGGTTGCCGCGCTCAAGGCCAAGCTGCGCGAGAACCGCCTGGTCACGGTGTGCGAGGACGCCAGCTGCCCGAACATCCACGAGTGCTTCGGCCACGGCACCGCGACCTTCATGATCCTGGGCGACGTGTGCACGCGCCGCTGCAGCTTCTGCGACGTCGCCCACGGCCGGCCGAAGCCGCCCGACGCCGACGAGCCGCGCCGCCTGGCCGAGACCGTCGCCGACATGGGCCTGAAGTACGTGGTGGTGACCTCGGTCGACCGCGACGACCTGCGCGACGGCGGCGCCCAGCATTTTGTCGACTGCATCGCGGCGATCCGCGCGCTCACCCCGACCACCAAGGTCGAGGTGCTGACGCCGGACTTCCGCGGCAAGGGCCGCATGGACCGCGCGCTGGAGATCCTCGCGGCCAATCCGCCGGACGTGTTCAACCACAACGTCGAGACCGTGCCGGAGCTGTACCGCAACGTGCGCCCGGGCGCCGACTACCAGTGGTCATTGACCCTGCTGCAGCGCTTCAAGGCGCAGCATCCGGACGTCACCACCAAGTCGGGGATCATGCTCGGCCTCGGCGAGACCCTGGAGCAGGTGCAGGGCACCCTGCGCGACCTGCGTGCGCACGACGTGGACATGGTCACGATCGGCCAGTACCTGCAGCCCAGCGCGCATCACCACCCGGTGTTGCGCTACTGGACGCCGGAGGAGTTCAAGGCCTTCGAGGACTACGGCATGGCGCTTGGCTTCACCCACGTCGCCTCGGGGCCGCTGGTGCGCTCCTCGTACCACGCCGACCGCCAGGCCGCCGGTGCCGGCGTCGCGGGCTGA
- a CDS encoding FAD/NAD(P)-binding protein, whose product MTGAGYDLAVIGGGAAGALVAMHCLARDPGMRIAIIEPRATLARGVAYSTTRDEHLLNVTADRMGWHAAMQGDFVAWLQAVDGEGAADVGHDFMPRRRFGDYLAARLAEAAASGAVVHVHARAVACEDGGRTVVLASGERLHAAVCVFATGNASRPLPLSVPAEIAARVCEAWDLAAIAAIPADARVAIVGTGLSMVDIVLALRGQGHRGPVIALSRHALLPLPHEPTHMALDVDIDALAALPLRARMRRLRALATEATAAGLPWQGVMQALRPHGVRLWKSLSPADQARFLRHVVRGWDVHRHRIAPQVVEALEAMRADGQLRVEAARLAAITADGDGVALHAVAQGGKPARHWQVDRVVNATGIQSRFPVADDALQASLLSAGLARPGPFGLGVDVDGDGALRDRDGSTAAALFAIGSLRIGAEWESIAVPDLRLQAARIAARLRPAARSS is encoded by the coding sequence ATGACCGGCGCAGGTTACGACCTCGCCGTCATTGGCGGCGGCGCCGCGGGCGCGCTGGTGGCGATGCACTGCCTGGCGCGCGACCCGGGCATGCGCATCGCCATCATCGAGCCGCGCGCGACGCTGGCGCGCGGGGTGGCGTATTCGACCACCCGCGACGAGCACCTGCTCAACGTCACCGCCGATCGCATGGGCTGGCACGCGGCGATGCAGGGCGACTTCGTGGCATGGCTGCAGGCCGTGGATGGCGAGGGCGCCGCGGACGTGGGCCACGACTTCATGCCGCGCCGCCGCTTCGGCGACTACCTCGCCGCGCGCCTCGCCGAAGCCGCGGCCAGCGGTGCTGTGGTGCACGTGCACGCGCGGGCGGTGGCCTGCGAGGACGGCGGGCGCACGGTGGTGCTGGCGTCGGGCGAGCGCCTGCATGCGGCGGTGTGCGTGTTCGCCACCGGCAACGCGTCGCGCCCGCTGCCGTTGTCCGTGCCGGCGGAGATCGCGGCGCGGGTCTGCGAAGCCTGGGACCTGGCGGCGATCGCCGCGATCCCGGCGGATGCCCGTGTCGCCATCGTCGGCACCGGGCTGAGCATGGTCGACATCGTGCTGGCGCTGCGCGGGCAGGGACATCGCGGCCCGGTCATCGCGCTGTCGCGGCACGCGCTGCTGCCGCTGCCGCACGAGCCCACGCACATGGCGCTCGATGTCGACATCGATGCGCTCGCCGCGCTGCCGCTGCGCGCACGCATGCGCCGGCTGCGCGCGCTGGCCACGGAGGCGACAGCCGCCGGCCTGCCGTGGCAGGGCGTGATGCAGGCGCTGCGCCCGCACGGCGTGCGGCTGTGGAAGTCGCTGTCGCCCGCCGACCAGGCGCGCTTCCTGCGCCACGTGGTGCGCGGCTGGGACGTGCACCGCCACCGCATCGCGCCGCAGGTCGTGGAGGCGCTCGAGGCGATGCGCGCCGACGGACAGCTGCGGGTCGAGGCCGCACGGCTGGCGGCGATCACGGCGGACGGCGACGGCGTCGCACTGCACGCGGTGGCGCAGGGCGGAAAGCCGGCGCGCCATTGGCAGGTGGACCGCGTGGTCAATGCCACCGGCATCCAGTCGCGGTTCCCGGTGGCGGACGATGCGCTGCAGGCGTCGCTGCTCTCCGCGGGGCTCGCGCGACCGGGTCCGTTCGGCCTCGGCGTGGATGTCGATGGCGACGGCGCACTGCGCGACCGCGACGGCAGTACCGCCGCGGCGCTGTTCGCGATCGGCAGCCTGCGCATCGGCGCGGAGTGGGAAAGCATCGCCGTGCCCGACCTGCGCCTGCAGGCGGCACGCATCGCCGCCCGGCTCAGGCCCGCAGCGCGATCCAGCTGA
- the rarD gene encoding EamA family transporter RarD: protein MAVGAFVLWGVMPLYWHLLKMVPSLQIVLHRIVWSAVLVAAWLFWKQGGGWLRAVLAQPRLAGMLAASGVLIAFNWGLYIWAVNAGHVIETSLGYFINPLLNVVIGVVFLRERLNPVQWVSVAIAAAGVAWLTFNYGSFPWIALTLASSFALYGVIRKFAAIDAVAGLGVESAYLFLPALAALAWFEFQGTGGFIGGWGAGVDLLLVLGGALTALPLVGFAYAVRRVPLSMVGVLQYIAPTLQFLIGLLVFQEHFDRDRAIGFALIWAALAVFMIDGIRRARRSGRA, encoded by the coding sequence ATGGCCGTCGGCGCGTTCGTGCTGTGGGGCGTCATGCCGCTCTACTGGCACCTGCTCAAGATGGTGCCGTCGCTGCAGATCGTCCTGCACCGGATCGTGTGGAGCGCGGTGCTGGTGGCCGCCTGGCTGTTCTGGAAGCAGGGCGGTGGCTGGTTGCGCGCGGTGCTCGCGCAGCCGCGGCTTGCGGGGATGCTCGCGGCCAGCGGCGTGCTGATCGCGTTCAACTGGGGGCTGTACATCTGGGCGGTCAATGCCGGCCATGTCATCGAGACCAGCCTCGGCTACTTCATCAATCCGCTGCTCAACGTGGTGATCGGCGTGGTGTTCCTGCGCGAGCGCCTCAACCCCGTGCAGTGGGTTTCGGTGGCGATCGCCGCCGCGGGCGTCGCCTGGCTGACCTTCAACTACGGCAGCTTCCCGTGGATCGCGCTGACGCTGGCAAGTTCGTTCGCGCTGTACGGCGTGATCCGCAAGTTCGCCGCGATCGATGCGGTCGCCGGCCTGGGCGTGGAAAGCGCCTACCTGTTCCTGCCGGCGCTCGCGGCACTGGCCTGGTTCGAATTCCAGGGCACCGGTGGCTTCATCGGCGGCTGGGGGGCGGGCGTGGACCTGCTGCTGGTGCTCGGCGGCGCGCTGACCGCGCTGCCGCTGGTGGGGTTCGCGTACGCGGTGCGGCGCGTGCCGCTGTCGATGGTGGGCGTGCTGCAGTACATCGCGCCGACGCTGCAGTTCCTGATCGGGCTGCTGGTGTTCCAGGAACACTTCGACCGCGACCGTGCGATCGGCTTCGCGCTGATCTGGGCGGCGCTGGCGGTGTTCATGATCGATGGCATCCGGCGCGCGCGCCGGAGCGGCCGCGCATGA
- a CDS encoding DUF493 family protein, protein MEIKSDNPEHGFQFPGDFEITAVGPVTAGLEVEVPNLLRAAGLTVLHETVTTRASSSGKFASIRLSFRANSREEYETAHAALREHPEVKWTL, encoded by the coding sequence ATGGAGATCAAATCCGACAACCCCGAACACGGCTTCCAGTTCCCCGGTGATTTCGAGATCACCGCGGTAGGTCCCGTCACCGCGGGCCTCGAGGTCGAGGTGCCCAACCTGCTGCGCGCGGCCGGCCTGACGGTGCTGCACGAAACCGTGACCACGCGGGCCTCGAGCAGCGGCAAGTTCGCATCGATCAGGCTCAGCTTCCGCGCCAACTCGCGCGAGGAGTACGAGACCGCGCATGCGGCGCTGCGCGAGCATCCCGAGGTGAAGTGGACGCTGTAG
- a CDS encoding carboxy terminal-processing peptidase, whose amino-acid sequence MKARQAISISAIVLALATPLALMARADGGAIPAAPTADHATTSKLVYGLLSDSRYAYRPRALDAAMSADIFKRYLESLDGNKLFLSAGDVARFARYEPRMGDAVRQGDVGPAFEIFALYKQRVDERVAYARGLLKQDIFDFSSDERWYYDREDAPWAADGAELDGLWQKSVRNDWLRLTLAGKSAAEIRTTLDKRYANIASSIAQLNGEDAFQSFLNAYTASIDPHTDYFNPRTAKLFTQSMSLSLEGIGAQLQRQDDVVVIRELIPGGPAATSNKFTPGDRIVAVGQGTSGPMEDVIGWRIDDVVEKIKGKAGTQVRLDVVPVEAVLDSAPVRITLTRAKVRLEEQAAKSKMLDIPGVDGAPAKRIGVIELPAFYQDFEGRRSRDGDYASATRDVARILGEFRGKAVDGVVLDLRSNGGGSLNEAVELTGLFIDQGPVVQVRESGGRVSVEADRKAGVSWDGPLAVLVNRGSASASEIVAGAIQDYGRGLVIGETTFGKGTVQNLVDLDRWPANEGKRYGQVKLTIAQFFLPGGSSTQNKGVVPDISFPVTVDASVFGESTYDNALPWTRIAAVPHTRYGNFASLLPRLDALHTARVAKDHEFRWFSQDVAEFRAESEKKYISLNVAERRAERDRQDAKRKERQAERQRLGLQLDPLADIDSDDGLTANERDIAKDTAREAAAEKRPDPLLRESAAILADAVRLLDADRKLSATVLPESTGPGLWAR is encoded by the coding sequence ATGAAAGCCAGGCAAGCCATTTCCATCTCCGCGATCGTCCTCGCACTCGCCACCCCGCTGGCGCTGATGGCGCGCGCCGACGGCGGCGCCATCCCGGCCGCGCCGACCGCCGACCACGCGACCACGTCGAAGCTGGTCTACGGCCTGCTCTCCGACAGCCGCTACGCCTACCGCCCGCGTGCGCTCGACGCGGCGATGTCGGCTGACATCTTCAAGCGTTACCTGGAATCGCTCGACGGCAACAAGCTGTTCCTCTCGGCCGGCGACGTCGCGCGCTTCGCGCGCTACGAGCCGCGCATGGGCGATGCCGTCCGCCAGGGCGACGTGGGCCCGGCCTTCGAGATCTTCGCCCTGTACAAGCAGCGCGTCGACGAGCGCGTGGCGTACGCGCGCGGCCTGCTGAAGCAGGACATCTTCGATTTCAGCAGCGACGAACGCTGGTACTACGACCGCGAGGACGCGCCCTGGGCGGCCGATGGCGCCGAGCTCGACGGCCTGTGGCAGAAGTCGGTGCGCAACGACTGGCTGCGCCTGACCCTGGCCGGCAAGAGTGCCGCCGAGATCCGCACCACGCTCGACAAGCGCTACGCCAACATCGCCTCCAGCATCGCCCAGCTCAACGGCGAGGACGCGTTCCAGAGTTTCCTCAACGCCTATACCGCGTCGATCGACCCGCATACCGACTACTTCAACCCGCGCACCGCCAAGCTGTTCACGCAGAGCATGTCGCTGTCGCTGGAAGGCATCGGCGCGCAGCTGCAGCGGCAGGACGACGTGGTGGTGATCCGCGAGCTGATCCCCGGCGGGCCGGCAGCGACCAGCAACAAGTTCACGCCCGGCGACCGCATCGTCGCTGTCGGCCAGGGCACGAGCGGGCCGATGGAGGACGTGATCGGCTGGCGCATCGATGATGTCGTCGAGAAGATCAAGGGCAAGGCCGGCACCCAGGTGCGCCTGGACGTGGTGCCGGTGGAGGCCGTGCTCGACAGCGCGCCGGTGCGGATCACCCTGACGCGCGCCAAGGTGCGCCTCGAGGAGCAGGCGGCCAAGTCCAAGATGCTCGACATCCCGGGCGTCGATGGCGCTCCCGCCAAGCGCATCGGCGTGATCGAGCTGCCGGCGTTCTACCAGGACTTCGAAGGCCGCCGCAGCCGCGATGGCGACTATGCGTCGGCCACGCGCGACGTGGCGCGCATCCTCGGCGAGTTCCGCGGCAAGGCGGTCGATGGCGTGGTGCTCGACCTGCGCAGCAACGGCGGCGGTTCGCTGAACGAGGCGGTCGAGCTGACCGGCCTGTTCATCGACCAGGGCCCGGTGGTGCAGGTGCGCGAATCCGGTGGCCGCGTCAGCGTGGAAGCGGACCGCAAGGCCGGTGTGTCGTGGGACGGCCCGCTCGCGGTGCTCGTCAACCGCGGCTCGGCCTCGGCCTCGGAAATCGTCGCCGGCGCCATCCAGGACTACGGCCGCGGGCTGGTGATCGGCGAAACCACCTTCGGCAAGGGCACGGTGCAGAACCTGGTCGACCTCGACCGCTGGCCGGCCAACGAAGGCAAGCGCTACGGCCAGGTCAAGCTGACCATCGCGCAGTTCTTCCTGCCGGGTGGCAGCAGCACGCAGAACAAGGGCGTGGTGCCCGACATCAGCTTCCCGGTGACGGTCGACGCCAGCGTGTTCGGCGAGAGCACCTACGACAACGCGCTGCCGTGGACGCGCATCGCCGCCGTGCCGCACACGCGCTACGGCAACTTCGCCTCGCTGCTGCCGCGGCTGGATGCGCTGCACACCGCGCGCGTGGCGAAGGACCACGAGTTCCGCTGGTTCTCGCAGGACGTGGCCGAGTTCCGTGCCGAATCCGAAAAGAAGTACATCTCGCTCAACGTGGCCGAGCGCCGCGCCGAGCGCGACCGCCAGGACGCCAAGCGCAAGGAGCGCCAGGCCGAGCGCCAGCGCCTGGGCCTGCAGCTCGACCCGCTGGCCGACATCGACAGCGACGACGGCCTGACCGCGAACGAGCGCGACATCGCCAAGGACACCGCGCGCGAAGCCGCCGCGGAGAAGCGCCCGGATCCGCTGCTGCGCGAGTCGGCGGCGATCCTGGCCGATGCGGTGCGCCTGCTCGATGCCGACCGCAAGCTTTCGGCCACGGTGCTGCCGGAGTCGACCGGTCCGGGGCTCTGGGCGCGCTGA
- the lipB gene encoding lipoyl(octanoyl) transferase LipB, which translates to MDAVAATPRPALLRELGRQPYEPVWRAMQAFTDRRDDATPDELWVVEHDPVFTLGQAGKPEHVLLPGDIPVLHVDRGGQVTYHGPGQLVVYPLLDLKRLKIGVRDYVCRIEQALIDTLAGWDIAAARREGAPGVYVGDAKIAALGIRVRRGCTFHGLAFNIAMDLEPFRRINPCGYAGLAVTSVVECGGPASLDIAGPALVATLATQFGLAPSEAPREAVFATATRS; encoded by the coding sequence GTGGACGCTGTAGCGGCCACGCCGCGACCAGCGCTGCTGCGCGAACTCGGCCGGCAGCCCTACGAACCGGTGTGGCGCGCGATGCAGGCGTTCACCGACCGCCGCGACGACGCGACGCCCGACGAGCTGTGGGTGGTGGAGCACGATCCGGTGTTCACCCTCGGCCAGGCCGGCAAGCCCGAACACGTGCTGCTGCCTGGCGACATTCCCGTATTGCACGTCGACCGCGGCGGCCAGGTGACCTACCACGGTCCCGGCCAGCTGGTGGTCTATCCGCTGCTCGACCTCAAGCGCCTGAAGATCGGCGTGCGCGATTACGTCTGCCGCATCGAGCAGGCGCTCATCGACACCCTGGCCGGCTGGGACATCGCCGCGGCGCGCCGCGAGGGCGCGCCTGGGGTCTACGTGGGCGACGCCAAGATCGCCGCGCTCGGCATCCGCGTGCGCCGCGGCTGCACTTTCCACGGCCTCGCGTTCAACATCGCGATGGACCTCGAGCCGTTCCGCCGCATCAACCCCTGCGGCTACGCCGGGCTCGCGGTGACCTCGGTGGTAGAATGCGGCGGTCCCGCAAGCCTCGATATCGCTGGCCCCGCGCTGGTCGCGACCCTCGCCACGCAGTTCGGCCTGGCGCCGTCAGAAGCGCCTCGAGAAGCGGTTTTTGCCACGGCCACGAGATCATGA
- the yedA gene encoding drug/metabolite exporter YedA: MGAAPFPAPRNATGPSVVLALAAVYLVWGSTYLAIRFALEGGYPPLLMAGVRFLAAGGVFYAFLRLRGVPAPTRAQWRDLGVMGLLLLGLGNGMVCIAQQTVSSGLAAVAVASAPLWIALFASLRGERPTRLELFGLGIGFVGVLWLNAGSSLTGSPQGMLALLIAPLAWAWGSVWSRGRALPTPFMAAAGQMLCGGVLMLVAGLVFGERITAMPTPKASAALAYLAVFGSIIGFTAYAWLLQNVRTTLASSYAYVNPVIAVLLGTWLAAERFSGHDIGAMVVILGGVVVITVGKALRARPRAPAAAAAAGETQP; this comes from the coding sequence ATGGGTGCTGCCCCGTTTCCGGCTCCACGCAACGCCACCGGGCCGTCCGTCGTGCTCGCGCTCGCGGCGGTGTACCTCGTGTGGGGCTCCACGTACCTGGCGATCCGCTTCGCGCTGGAAGGTGGCTATCCGCCGCTGCTGATGGCGGGCGTGCGCTTCCTCGCCGCCGGTGGCGTGTTCTACGCATTCCTGCGCCTGCGCGGCGTGCCCGCGCCGACGCGCGCGCAATGGCGCGATCTCGGCGTGATGGGCCTGCTGCTGCTGGGGCTGGGCAACGGCATGGTGTGCATCGCGCAGCAGACGGTGTCGTCCGGCCTGGCGGCGGTGGCCGTGGCCTCGGCACCGCTGTGGATCGCGCTGTTCGCCAGCCTGCGCGGAGAACGGCCGACGCGGCTGGAACTCTTCGGGCTGGGCATCGGCTTTGTCGGCGTGCTCTGGCTCAACGCCGGCAGCTCGCTCACCGGATCGCCGCAGGGCATGCTGGCGCTGCTGATCGCGCCGCTGGCATGGGCCTGGGGCTCGGTGTGGAGCCGCGGCCGCGCGTTGCCGACGCCCTTCATGGCGGCAGCCGGTCAGATGCTCTGCGGCGGCGTGCTGATGCTGGTCGCAGGCCTCGTGTTCGGCGAGCGCATCACGGCCATGCCAACGCCGAAGGCGAGCGCGGCGCTGGCCTACCTCGCGGTGTTCGGCTCGATCATCGGCTTCACCGCCTATGCCTGGCTGCTGCAGAACGTGCGCACCACGCTGGCCAGCAGCTATGCCTACGTCAATCCGGTGATCGCGGTGCTGCTCGGCACGTGGCTGGCGGCGGAACGCTTCAGTGGCCATGACATCGGGGCCATGGTGGTGATCCTGGGCGGCGTGGTGGTGATCACCGTGGGCAAGGCGCTGCGCGCGCGTCCACGCGCGCCAGCCGCCGCAGCGGCGGCCGGCGAAACGCAGCCGTGA